GGTAGCCCTTTTGAAAGCTCAGGCTCAGCAAATTGGCCGACTGCAGCGCCAAAAACACCAGCGCCACCGCCCCCAGCATCACAAACAATCCTACCCACACATCATTTTTTGAGCGTTGCATCACTGCTTCCTTCCACCACCGGCCGGGCCGGGGTCAAATACTGAACATCAGGGCCGTGAGGACAAAGTCCAGCGCCAGCACCGACAGAGAGGCAATCACCACCGTGCGGGTGGTGGCGCGTGCCACACCCTCAGGGGTGGGGCGGGCCACAAAGCCCTGCAAAAGCGCCACGAAGGTCACGGTGAAACCAAACACCAGGCTCTTGAGCACGCCATTGCCCACGTCTTTCCAGACATCGACGCCGCCTTGCATCTGGCTCCAGAACGCGCCGGGATCGATACCGATCATCAGCACGCCCACCACCCATCCACCAATCACCCCCACCGCGCTGAACACAGCGGCCAGCAATGGCATGGTGATGACGCCCGCCCAAAAGCGCGGCGCCAGAATGCGGCGAACCGGGTCCACCGCCATCATTTCCATGGCGCTGAGCTGCTCGCCCGCGCGCATCAAGCCAATCTCGGCCGTGAGCGACGTGCCCGCACGGCCTGCAAACAGCAAGGCGGTAACCACGGGCCCCAGCTCACGCACCAGCGACAAGGCCACCAGCAAGCCCAGAGCCTCCGAAGACCCATAGCGCTGCAGCGTGTAATACCCCTGCAGCCCCAGCACAAAGCCCACAAACAGGCCCGACACAGCAATGATGGCCAACGAGTAGTTGCCCAAGAAATGCACCTGGTCGCGCACCAGAGCGGGCCGCGCAAACACCGCCCCTACCAATTGCAGCAGCCGGGCAAACAGGCGGGCGCCATGCCCCACATCGGCCAACTTGGAGCGCACGGCAAAGCCCACGCTTGCGGGGTGGAACCAGTTCATGAGCGGGTGCCTGTGAGAGGGCCAAAATCCTGCGCAGCGTCAGGCCCAGGGTAATGAAACGGCACAGGCCCCACCGGCAAGGCATGCACAAACTGGTGCACCAGCGGATCGGTGCTGGCCATCACCTCGGCGGGCGTGCCCTGCGCGGCCACCACACCGGCGCCCAAGATGATGACGTGATCGGCCAGCCGGAACGTCTCTGCCAGGTCGTGCGAGACCAGCACACTGGTCAGCCCCATGGCATCGTTGAGCTGCCGGATCAGCTGGGCTGTGGTGCCCAGCGAAATCGGATCGAGCCCCGCAAAAGGCTCGTCGTACATGATGAGCTCTGGGTCCAGCGCGATGGCGCGGGCCAGCGCCACGCGCCGAGCCATGCCGCCGGAGATCTGGCTGGGCATCAGGTCGCGCGCGCCGCGCAGGCCCACGGCGTTGAGCTTCATGAGCACCACGTCACGGATCAGCGCCTCAGAAAGATCGGTGTGCTCGCGCAGCGGAAAGGCCACGTTTTCAAACACGCTCAGGTCGGTGAACAGCGCGCCAAACTGAAACAGCATGCCCATGCGGCGGCGCACAGCAAACAGGCCTGCCGTGTCCATGCGGCCCACCTCTTGCCCATCAAACAGCACCTGACCATGCTGGGCACGCTGCTGCCCGCCAATCAAACGCAGCACCGTGGTTTTGCCACCGCCCGAGGCCCCCATCAGCGCCGTGACCTTGCCTCGCGGCACTTGCAGCGATACGTCGCGCAGGATCACCCGGTCCCCATAGGAGAAGGTCACGTTGCGCAAATCAACGAGGGCAGAAGCGTCAGGCATTCAAAAAGGAGGGAGAGTCGAGAAGACAGGGGCAAACCCGGATTGTCGCGGACAGCGATTCGCCACAACGGCCGCTATGGTAACGCAAGGCAACATACATACATTCGTGTTTGTTTGTTTCCCAAACACGAATGCTGTGTTCGCCAAAACCGGGCCAGTGCGGGGCGACCTCACAGCATGTGGTTCAAGAAAGCGCGGCTGCGCTCATGTCCCGGCCCCGCAAAAAACTCGGCTGCAGAGCGGGTTTCCAGCAATTCGCCCTGGTCCATGAACGCCACGGTGTGCGCCACTTCGCGGGCAAAACCCATCTCGTGCGTCACCACCAGCATGGTCATGCGCTCCTGGGCCAAGGCGCGCATGGTGCGCAGCACCTCGCCGGTCAGCTCAGGGTCCAGGGCCGATGTGGGCTCGTCAAACAGCATGATGTCGGGCTCCATGGCCAGCGCCCGGGCAATGGCCACACGCTGCTTTTGCCCACCCGACAGGCGCGAGGGATAGTTGTCGCGCTTCGGGGCCAGGCCCACTTTGTCAAGCAAAGCCTCGGCACGGACGACCGCCTGATCGCGGGATATGCCCTGCACCACCATGGGAGCCTCAATCAGGTTCTCCAGCACTGTGAGGTGCGGAAACAGGTTGAAGTGCTGGAACACCATGCCGGTTTTGCGGCAAATGCGGCGCACCTCGGCCTCGCTTGCGTAGCTGCAACGCCCGGCGGCATCGGTCTGGGCCAGCGTCTGGCCCTCAATGGCGATGTGGCCACGGTCGATGGTTTCGAGGTGGTTCAGGCAGCGCAAAAACGTACTCTTGCCAGAGCCCGATGGCCCGATGAGCGCGACCACCTCGCCTTGCCCCACCGTGAGCGACACATTGCGCAGCACACACACCTGGCCAAAGGCCTTGTGAATACCGCGCGCCTCAATCATGGGCCGGCCAGGGTTGTCCACGGCCCCACGCTCACTCGTCGTGCTTGGCATAACGCTTCTCCAAACGCTGGAAGCCCCAGGTCAACACCAGGGTCATGACAAGGTAAAAAGCCGCCGCCGCGATAAAAGGCGTGGTGGTGAAGTCGCGCTGCACAATGCCCCGCGCTGCACGCAGCAGGTCGTTGAGGGCCAGCACGTAAATCAGCGAGGTGTCCTTGACCAGCGTGATGGTCTCGTTGCTCATGGGCGGCAAAATGCGCCGCACCATCTGCGGCAGCACGATGCGGCGCATCGTTTGCCCATAGGTCATCCCGAGCACCTTGGCACCCTCGTACTGCCCCCGGTCGATCGACTGAATGCCCGAACGAAAGATCTCTGCAAAGTAGGCCGCATAGTTCAGCGCAAAGGCGACCACCGCCGCCGGAAAATCCGGCAGCCGCACGCCAATGACGGGCACAAACGGCAGAGCAAAGTAGATGAACAGCATCTGCAGCATGAGCGGCGTGCCCCGCATGAGCCAGATGTAGCCATTGACCGCCATCGCCAGCGGGGCACTGCGCGACACGCGCGCCAACGCCAGCACCAGCCCCAGCGGAACCGCCAGCAGCAGGGTGATGACAAAGAGCTTCAGGGTGACGGTAGCGCCTTGCGCCAGCGGCCCGAGCAGGGAGAAAACGTAATCCATGCTGTCGCGACAGTTCCGAGTATTTTTTGCTAAGGGCCGTTGCCACTGGCGCAATCCAAGTCAGCGACCGCCGCGCAAGAGCCTGAGCTGGCCGCGCCGCCCCGCAGCGCTGGCGGTGTCCCCCTGCCCGCAGTGCGCAGCACTGCGAGGGCGGGGGGAAGGCGCAAAGCGCCTCAGGGGGGTGTGCCGAGTTATTTAATGATGTTCTTGCCGAACCATTGCTCGGCAATCTTGGCGGCTGCACCGTCGGCCTTCATGTCGGCCAGGGCCTTGTCCAGCTTGCCCTGCAAAGCGGTGTCGTCCTTGCGCACGCCCACGCCATAGTCTTCGGTGCCAAAGTGGGCGTCCAGCACTGCGTATTCCTGGGGCTTCTTGGCCACGTAATAGCGGCCTACCACCTCGTCGACCACCACGGCGTCCAGACGGCCGGTGGACAGGTCCATCAGCGCGGTCACATTGTCGCCAAAGGTCTTGAACTCCTTGAAGGTCTTGAAGACCGCGTCTTCCTTCTTCACCGCGTCCACCGCGCTGCTGCCCTCCTGGGCACCCACGGCCTTGCCCGCCAGGTCGGCCTTGGTCTTGACGCTGGACTGCGCAGCCACCACGATGATCTGGTGGTTTTCCATGTACGGCGCGGTGAAGGCAATGTTCTGCTTGCGCTCTTCGGTGATGGTCAGGCCGTTCCACAGAGCGTCCACGCGCTTGCCCGACAGCTCGGCCTCTTTGGCGCTCCAGTCAATGGGCTTGAACTCGACTTCCACGCCCACGCGCTTGGCGGCTTCGCGGGCCATGTCGATGTCAAAGCCCACCAACTCGTTCTTGTCGTTGCGAAAGCCCATGGGCGGGAAGTTGTCGTCCAGGCCCACCACGATTTTGGTGACGGCAGCAGGCGCTGGCGCGGCAGCGGGTGCAGGGTTGTCGGTCTTGCTGCATCCAGCAATCAGGGCACCCAGCAGGGCCAGGGCGGCGGCGGTTTTCTTCATGGCAATCGGCTCTCAAATCACAAACAGGGAACGCGGTGCGAGCGGGCAGCCCGCAGCGCAAAACCCTCGATTGTCCGCCATGGCATTGCACGCGCCCATGCAGCCACATGCACAGCCAGCGTTAGCATGAACCAAATATGCCTCTAGCGCTTATAGGGAAAGCGCAAGTAGCTATTAATTCAATAGCAAAAGAAAAAGCGCCCCGCAGGGCGCTTCGGTGGGCCGCAGCGCAAGCGCTGCAGATCCATCAACGTGGCAGGTCGGAGTAACCCATCAGGAACTCGTCCACCGCACGGGCAGCCTGACGGCCTTCGCGGATGGCCCAGACCACCAACGACTGGCCCCGGCGGATGTCACCGGCCGCAAACACCTTGGGCACGTTGGTGGCATAGCCGCCGTCGAACTCGGTGGTGGCGCGGGCGTTGCCACGGGCGTCCTTGTCCACCCCAAAGGCATCCAGAACCGGAGCCACCGGGCTCACAAAGCCCATGGCCAGCAACACCAAGTCGGCCTGGTAGTGCTTTTCGGTGCCGGGGATTTCGACCAGCTTGCCGTCCTTGAACTCGACCTGCACCGTGGTCAAGCTCTTGACCTTGCCCTTTTCGCCCGTGAACTCCTTGGTGGAGATCGCGAACTCGCGCACGCAGCCCTCTTCGTGGCTGGAGCTGGTGCGCAACTTCAGCGGCCAGTAAGGCCAGGTCATGGGGCGGTTTTCCACCTCGGGGGGCTGTGGCATCACCTCAAACTGGGTGACGCTGGCAGCGCCGTGGCGGTTGCTGGTGCCCACGCAGTCGCTGCCCGTGTCTCCGCCGCCAATCACGATGACATGCTTGCCGGTGGCCATGATCTGGCCCTTGAGCTTGTCGCCCGCGTTGACCTTGTTCTGCTGGGGCAGGAACTCCATGGCGAAGTGAATGCCTTCGAGGTCGCGGCCGGGCACGGGCAGGTCGCGCGACTGCTCGGCGCCACCGGTCAGCAGCACAGCATCAAACTCTTTGTTCAGCTGCTCGGGCGTGACGGTTTCCTTGGCCCAGTTGGTGACCTTGGAGTCCTTGCCCAGGCCGTCCTTGGCGGTACCCACGAACACGCTGGTGCGGATGACCACGCCTTCCGCTTCGAGCTGCTTGACGCGGCGGTCAATGTGCGACTTCTCCATCTTGAAGTCGGGGATGCCGTAGCGCAGCAGGCCGCCCACGCGGTCGTTCTTCTCAAACAGCGTGACGCTGTGGCCTGCGCGTGCGAGC
This Acidovorax sp. 106 DNA region includes the following protein-coding sequences:
- the mlaE gene encoding lipid asymmetry maintenance ABC transporter permease subunit MlaE, with the translated sequence MNWFHPASVGFAVRSKLADVGHGARLFARLLQLVGAVFARPALVRDQVHFLGNYSLAIIAVSGLFVGFVLGLQGYYTLQRYGSSEALGLLVALSLVRELGPVVTALLFAGRAGTSLTAEIGLMRAGEQLSAMEMMAVDPVRRILAPRFWAGVITMPLLAAVFSAVGVIGGWVVGVLMIGIDPGAFWSQMQGGVDVWKDVGNGVLKSLVFGFTVTFVALLQGFVARPTPEGVARATTRTVVIASLSVLALDFVLTALMFSI
- a CDS encoding amino acid ABC transporter permease, giving the protein MDYVFSLLGPLAQGATVTLKLFVITLLLAVPLGLVLALARVSRSAPLAMAVNGYIWLMRGTPLMLQMLFIYFALPFVPVIGVRLPDFPAAVVAFALNYAAYFAEIFRSGIQSIDRGQYEGAKVLGMTYGQTMRRIVLPQMVRRILPPMSNETITLVKDTSLIYVLALNDLLRAARGIVQRDFTTTPFIAAAAFYLVMTLVLTWGFQRLEKRYAKHDE
- a CDS encoding glutamate synthase subunit beta, producing the protein MGKTTGFMEYERIEEGYKPVPERLKHYKEFVIGLDSAQAKVQGARCMDCGTPFCNNGCPVNNIIPDFNDLVYHQDWKSAIEVLHSTNNFPEFTGRICPAPCEAACVLNVNDDAVGIKSIEHAIIDRAWEEGWVKPRPAKHQTGKKVAVVGSGPAGLAAAQQLARAGHSVTLFEKNDRVGGLLRYGIPDFKMEKSHIDRRVKQLEAEGVVIRTSVFVGTAKDGLGKDSKVTNWAKETVTPEQLNKEFDAVLLTGGAEQSRDLPVPGRDLEGIHFAMEFLPQQNKVNAGDKLKGQIMATGKHVIVIGGGDTGSDCVGTSNRHGAASVTQFEVMPQPPEVENRPMTWPYWPLKLRTSSSHEEGCVREFAISTKEFTGEKGKVKSLTTVQVEFKDGKLVEIPGTEKHYQADLVLLAMGFVSPVAPVLDAFGVDKDARGNARATTEFDGGYATNVPKVFAAGDIRRGQSLVVWAIREGRQAARAVDEFLMGYSDLPR
- a CDS encoding ABC transporter ATP-binding protein, whose translation is MPDASALVDLRNVTFSYGDRVILRDVSLQVPRGKVTALMGASGGGKTTVLRLIGGQQRAQHGQVLFDGQEVGRMDTAGLFAVRRRMGMLFQFGALFTDLSVFENVAFPLREHTDLSEALIRDVVLMKLNAVGLRGARDLMPSQISGGMARRVALARAIALDPELIMYDEPFAGLDPISLGTTAQLIRQLNDAMGLTSVLVSHDLAETFRLADHVIILGAGVVAAQGTPAEVMASTDPLVHQFVHALPVGPVPFHYPGPDAAQDFGPLTGTRS
- a CDS encoding amino acid ABC transporter ATP-binding protein codes for the protein MPSTTSERGAVDNPGRPMIEARGIHKAFGQVCVLRNVSLTVGQGEVVALIGPSGSGKSTFLRCLNHLETIDRGHIAIEGQTLAQTDAAGRCSYASEAEVRRICRKTGMVFQHFNLFPHLTVLENLIEAPMVVQGISRDQAVVRAEALLDKVGLAPKRDNYPSRLSGGQKQRVAIARALAMEPDIMLFDEPTSALDPELTGEVLRTMRALAQERMTMLVVTHEMGFAREVAHTVAFMDQGELLETRSAAEFFAGPGHERSRAFLNHML
- a CDS encoding amino acid ABC transporter substrate-binding protein translates to MKKTAAALALLGALIAGCSKTDNPAPAAAPAPAAVTKIVVGLDDNFPPMGFRNDKNELVGFDIDMAREAAKRVGVEVEFKPIDWSAKEAELSGKRVDALWNGLTITEERKQNIAFTAPYMENHQIIVVAAQSSVKTKADLAGKAVGAQEGSSAVDAVKKEDAVFKTFKEFKTFGDNVTALMDLSTGRLDAVVVDEVVGRYYVAKKPQEYAVLDAHFGTEDYGVGVRKDDTALQGKLDKALADMKADGAAAKIAEQWFGKNIIK